Below is a genomic region from Candidatus Methylomirabilis sp..
CGGCCCGAGAAGTTCAGCGACTTCCGCAAACTCCTCGATCGCGTCGCGTCTCACCCGAACCCCCGCTACTTCATCCTGAAGTCCATCATTGTCAACAATCTCTATGGTGTGGACATCATGGAAGAGGCGGTGGAGATCTGCAAGCTCCGCCTGTTCCTCAAGCTCGTTGCGCAGATCGAGCGGGTCGAGCACATCGAGCCGCTGCCCGACATCGACTTCAACATCCGTGCAGGCAACACGCTCGTGGGCTACGCCAATCTGGAAGAGATCAAGAAGTCCATGGAGGGGGATTGGGTCAAGCTGCAGTCGTTGCCGGCCATTGAAGAGAACGCCGAGATCGCCGATCGGGCCTTCCAGCAGTTTCACGAGATGCAGACCGAACACGGTATGGAGGCCAAAGACTTCGCCGACGCCAAGTTGGAACTCTGGAGACGGCTGAAGGTGCTGGAGGATGAACTCAACCGCTACCTTGCCCAGGAATACGGCGTCCCTCCTCCCTCGGAGGGAGAGGGTCGGGGTGAGGGGAAAAGGAAGTCCCCTGCATACGAGAAGTGGCTTGCTTCTCATAAGCCGTTCCACTGGTTCATCGAGTTCTACCGAATCATGAAAAGCGGCGGATTCGACGTGGTCATCGGCAACCCGCCATATGTGGAGTACCGATTGGTTAAGGACATATACAAGTTATCATCGGATCAATATAAATCAGAAAACGCAGGTAACTTGTATGCGTTCTGTATGGAAAGATCATGTGTATTACTTGGCAAAACCGGTTGGTTTGGGATGATTGTGCCCGCAGCCGTTCTTGGTCTGGATGAGACGCTCTGTCTTCGTGACGTGCTTCTTAGAAAGTTCCCTATGAATTTTTGCAGCACATACGCTATCAGGCCTTCTAAATTGTTCGACGGAGTTGACCAGAGACTCTGTATTTATCTCGGCATGGACGGAAAAGAATGTGCTCCTATCGTCTGGACAACCAAGTATCGTCATTGGAATTCAGAAGAACGCCCTGCGCTCTTTGCAAGGCTTGAATATGTAAGAACGCTCACTCATCACCGACTCAAGAGGATACCGCAGGTAGGAAGTCATGAGGCGGTCAGCATATTGGCCAAGCTAGAAGCCAGGAGCGAAAAAGTTGTCCTGAGCTATTATTCCAATGGTCCTTCTGGGTACGATATGCACTATCACCGTAGCCCCAGATACTGGATCAGGGCAATGGACTTTGAGCAGTATTTCAAGAGTCCGACTAGAACCCGTTCTATTCATCACTTCCGTGACCTGCATTTTAAGGATAAGCGCGAAGCAAGGGTTGTCGGTGCTGCCTTGAATAGCTCGCTGTTCTTCTACTGGTTTGTGTCGGTGGGCAACGGACGGAACATCACGGGCACTGATGTCGAGCAATTCCCATTGGGTAATTTGAGCGAGGACATCGTCAACGAACTTCCCAGGCTATTCGACAAGCTCATGAAGGACTATAAGGTGCATTCCTTCATCAGAGTACGGCAAGACTGTGAATTTCAGGAGTTTCGCCCAAGCATGTCCAAACCAATCATCGATGAGATCGACCGCGCGCTGGCGAAGCACTACGGCTTCACGGATGAGGAGCTGGACTTCATCATCAACTACGACATCAAGTACCGCATGGGTGGGAGCGACAATGACGGTGATGAATGAGTTCACAGACCCGGAATGATGACCTATGCCCATGCTTGATGACCTACATGCGGACGACAACCTTCACCGCGCATGGGGTTGGCTTCGCCGCAATTCTGACGCCTCGTACAAGCACTACTTCCGCGACCTCTACGCAATCTACGCGATCGCGGATATCCGATTATTGAGGCGACTACAGGACCGTCTGCGGCGCGGCATCTACGAGCCGACCCGGGCCTGTAAGCTTTTCTTCCCCAAGCCATCCGGTATCCTCCGTCCGTATTCGCTCCTGACCATCGAAGACCAAATCGTCTATCAGGCGGCCATCAATCTCGTCGCTGAGCGGCTTTTCCAAAAGGTCAAGCACCGCTACAACAAGGAAGTGTTCGGCCACCTCTATGCTGGCAAGACGAGCTCGTGGTTCTATCGAAAATGGAGTGACGGCTACAAGGCGTTTAATGATGCTGCCCGGGTGGCCTTCGTCGACGGCTTTCGATTCGCGGCCAGTTTCGACTTTACGGCTTGTTACGACAGCTTGGATCATGGCGTCCTGCGGCACATGCTTCACAAAATTGGCTGCGACAAGGACTTCGCCGAGGTGTTAACGAAATGGCTCAGCGTCTGGACCGCTACGGACCACGGGATCTACCATAATCACGGCATCCCGCAGGGACCGCTCAGCTCCGGATTGCTATCTGAGGTGGTTCTTCGCCACTTTGACGACCGCCGCAAGTTCGAGGGCAAGGTCCGCTACTTCCGCTACGTGGATGACATTCGCTTGTTCGCAAAGTCCGAGGGCGACCTCCGGCGGTTGCTGGTACGGCTAGATATCCTGAGCAAGGACATCGGGCTCTTTCCACAGTCCAACAAGATCAGCATTCACGAGGTCAAGGACATTGAGGCCGAGGTCAAGTCCATCAGCAACCCGACGGAAAGCTCGATTCGCAGCAGAATCGTCAACCAGGATCGCCTGCGCAAGCGGCTAGTCAGCCTGACGCCGCACTTTCGCGTGAAGGATTCGACTCGGTTCAAGTATCTGCTGGCTCATGCGCAGCCCAATGCGAAGCTCACCGCCCGTCTTTGGCGAATATTCGAGAATCAACCCGAGTTTTACGTGCAGTTCGCTCGCTATCTGGAGCGCTACCGCCGACTGCCACGCCGCACGGCTCAACGTCTCCTAAAGGAAATCGAACGGCAGGAGCTGTATCCGGCCATACGTGCCGCTCTGCTCGCTGCTGCCGATGGTCGCCTCGCGGACCAACATGCGCGATCCTTGGCAACACTTGTCAAAAGTACAATTTGGAAGCCTAGAGACATGCCGGCTGATCTGTTCGCGGCTGCGGGACGGATGCTCCTCACCGGTGGGCGGCTGACGCTCGCCCAATTGCGGTACGCATGCCAGCGAGAGAAACCTTGGTGGGGACGCGCGCAGATCGTGCTTGCTTTGAACCCGACGAATGTCACTCATGAGGCGCTGGCGGGAATTCTCAATGACGCCTTGCGTGACAAACATAGCGACGTGGCGCTCGCCGCGGCTTTTGGCGCAGCGATGAACGGCGTCGTCCTGAAGTCGCCCCGGAAAACGATCGAGCCAACGGCAGCAGAGGTGCTGAAGGAACTGGGCGTAATTGCTCGTACGCCGCCGCCTCCGTGTGGAATCGATTCGAGCCTGCGGAGAATGCTCGGAACGGTTCCAGCCATCAAGTGGAAGACCGTCTTCGGCGGGAACTATCGACATGTGGAGAAGCATATCGTTCATGCGCGAGCACTCGCCGACACGAACGTCAGCGCGTGGGTGAACGCCATGGACGTATTCAACGACTGGTTGCTGGTCGCACTCTACGCGCACGACGGATCGCTCGGCAGCTATACGTCGGGACAAATCGGATCAATCTTACATAGCAAACGACTGAAGAAAACGTACCCCGCGCTTCACGCGCTGGTTGTAGGTATACACAAAAAACGGCTGGAAAGTCTCTTATCGCACGCCAAGACCAAGAGCAGCGGCAGGCCCACAAGGCCCATCAAGTGGGGGTATCTCAAGACCGGGAAAGCGCTACTTCGAAAGGCTCTTGAGGAGCAGGCGAAAAAGTGGTGACGACGGTCGGACCAGTAGGGGGCAAGCGGGGCAAGGGGGCTCAATGGGAATTGTATAAACCTCCCGCTGAAGGATGAATGTCCCCCATGTCTATACAAATCCTGATGCCGTGCATGCTCGCAACTTGAAGAAGAATGGGGAGTTATGATTCATATAGATCGGAGTCAATCCGAATTGGTTACAGAATATGGTTATACAATTCCTGCATCATGGCTCCTATCATGGAGGTAAATTGTATTTACCCAATAGGTAAATATATTTATTGACATGGAAACAGAATGGAGATAACCTTTAGCTCTAGGAAATTGCAAAAAGTCTGCAACTCAGAAAAAGAGATGCGGGCCAGGTTCGGTAAGCCATTGGCCGAAAGGCTCCAGCAGCGGTTGGCCGAACTCAAGGCAGCGGACACGCTTGAAGATATCCGGCGATTGCCCTCAGCTCGCTGCCACGAATTATCACAGAACCGAAAAGGGCAACTTGCTGTCGATGTGGTGCATCCCAAACGACTCATCTTCGAGCCGGACCACAATCCGGTGCCTCACAAAACGGATGGTGGTCTTGATTGGTCTCATGTCACGAAAATTCGAGTGATCGAAATCATTGACTACCATTGAAGAACTCATGACCAGAAAATCTACAGCAAAACGATACGTTTTTGAGCCAGAGTACGCTGTACCTCCGGGCCGAACGTTACAGGAGACCATTGATGCTCTGGGGATGGGGCAACGGGATCTGGCCACACGGGCTGGACTCTCGGCCAAACATATCAATCAGATTATCCGAGGAGTCGCCACCATTTCTCATGAAACGGCGATTCGGCTGGAACAGGTTACCGGTGTGTCGGCGCGGATGTGGAACAACCTTGAGGTCAACTACCGAGAACAATTAGCCAAGTTGGAAGAAAAAAAGCGTCTTGAACATGACTTGGCTTGGTTAAAGAAGATTCCCACTGGCGAATTGATCAAGCGCGGGAAGATTGAAAAACAGACAGACCGGGTGCTTATGCTGAAAGCGGTATTAGGCTTTTTCGGGGTTGCCGATGTGGAGGCGTGGAACAAAATTTGGTTGAGCCCTACCGTTGCCTACCGCAAGTCGGCGGTATTTCAGGGAAAACCCGAGGCCATGGCAACATGGTTGCGATTAGGGGAACTGGCGGCAAGAGCGGTCCCGTGTGCCCCGTTCGACAAGTCAAGATTCCGCTCCGTTCTTCACGAGATACGAGCCATCACGCTAGAAAAACCGGAGGTTTCTGTACCCAAAATGAAGGGGCTCTGCGCAGACGCTGGAGTTGCCATGGTGTTGGTCCCGGAGATTAGGAACGCCCCCGTAAGCGGGGCGACACGATGGCTGACTCCAGAAAAGGCCATGCTCCAACTGAGCCTTCGTTATAAGACCAATGACCAATTCTGGTTTACCTTCTTTCATGAGGCAGGGCACATACTGTGTGGTGGGAAAAAGGAGGTCTTCATTGACCTTAATCATGCGACAGGAAAAGGGGAAATGGAGGCCGATAGCTTTGCCGCGGATCATCTGATCCCACCTCGTAGTGCAAGCGAATTGAACGGGTTGAAGAGTACGTGGGCTATTGAAGCCTTCGCCGAGTCCATTGGTATTGCACCGGGCATCGTGGTAGGACGGCTCCAACATGAAGGGATGATTGGTCACGACCAGTTCAATGGGCTGAAGATGCGGTATCAGTGGGCGCAGCAATAGTGTCTTAGTGGACAAGGCCACAGGGGGCTATTGACCTTGCTTGCCACTTCTTGGATTCATCCGGACGATTCTGCCTACCCTCCCGTTCTTCCCAGCCTTCTTGGCAACGATGCACCATCTCGCGTCACCGTGCTGGGTGATCTCAACATTCTGAATCAGAAATCGCTGGCGCTATTCTGCTCGGTGAAATGCCCCGGCAATCTCATCTTGCAAACCTACGACCTTGCGCAGCGCTTGCGGCAATCCGGCGTTACCGTGATCGGCGGGTTTCATTCACCGATGGAGCGCGAGTGCCTGACGATCCTACTGCGCGGCACGCAGCCGGTCATTGCGTGTCCGGCCCGAAGCCTTTCCGGCATGCGAATCCCGGCCGTGTACAAGCAGCCGCTCGAACAAGGCAGGATGCTGCTCCTGTCGCCCTTTGCCGATACAGTACGCCGTGCGACTGTAGAAACGGCCATGCTCCGGAACCGCGTTGTTGCCGCAGTCGCCGGCGCGATCTTCGTGGCCCATGCGGAACTCCAGAGCAAAACCGAGCAGTTCTGCCGCGAGGTGCTTGCATGGCGGAAGCCGCTCTATACATTGGCCGACAACGCGAACGGCCACCTGCTCACGATGGGCGCTCAACCGTTACGTCTTAATGATCTGTCTCTGTTGCTCAGATGAAATGCATCGGGAGTCTTTTCAGGCTGCTTCACAGGCGCCGTTGGCGTACTCGGAGCTCAACCGTTCGACAGGTTCATGGTTTCCGCCTACCTGCGCACGCCATAAAAATACTTGACACTGGGTCTTGGGTAATTAGTATATATGGTGCAAAATGTACGAATCGGTCAAATTGATATATTTAACTTTAGCAGAATGGCAGACCTACTTATGTAGCGTTAGCTTAACAGTAAAAGGGGAGGAGTGTTGTAGCCATGAGGACGGTAAGCGCGACAGAAGCGAAGAGTAAGTTGTCCGATTTATTGTCAAGCACCGAATATAACCAGGAACGAATCATCATTGAGCGCAGCGGCCGGCCGGCCGCTGTCCTCATTAGTGTGGGGGACCTTGCGTTCCTTGAGGAGGTGGAGGATCGCCTTGCATCCTATGAAATTGAAAAAGCGCTCAAGAAGACCAAGCGCTCCCGCCCCATTGAGCAGGTGATTGTTGATTATGAGAAGAAGCATAAGATCCAGCTCATAGATTTGAAGGGTGCGGGTGATGGGCCGGACAAGTAATTACTACGATATGAATCTCCATGAAGAGGCCGAAAAGCACGTTATACGGTACCCGCCAAAGCAGTTCAAGCAAGTTATCACAAAGGTTTTTAGCCTGAGAAAAAATCCACGGCCTCAAGATGCCAAGGAACTCAAAGGCTATCCAGGTGCCTTTCGGGTGGATCAAGGTGAATACCGAGTCATTTATCTCGTAGACGATGATCAGCGCCTGATCACGGTGATGAAAATCGGCAAGCGGAACGACGAAGAAGTGTACCGCCATCTTGAGAGCCTCAAGCAAGCCTTCCTCGCAGGTACCTTGAAGCGGCGATAGGCCGCCTGATTCTTCCCTTATGGATATCGTGTCACACGGGCTGTGGGGTGGGATCGCCTTCGGACGGGCAAACCGACGGAGTTTCGGTCTGGCGTTTGGGTTTGGTATTCTCCCGGATCTGGTGCCGTTCGGCCCCTTTCACGTCGGTGTTCTTCTCGGGCTTGCTCAGCGGCCGCATTTTGGTCACGAACCCCCTGATCCGTCCCTCTTCCCGGCTTATGTCCATCGCGCGTACAGTGTCACGCACAGTCTGGTCGTCTTCCTTTTAGCGTTCGCGCTCTTGTGGGTGGTATTCCGGATGCCGATCTGGGAGTCTTTTGCCTGGGGGTTCCATATTCTCCTGGATATCTTCACGCATTCCACCCGATTTTTTCCCACACCGTTTCTCTGGCCGATTTCGGATTTCAAGGTCAACGGCTGGCATTGGGGCCGGTCTGAGATCTTCATCCCCAACGTGGTTTTGCTTGTACTGCTCTATGTCTGGTTCTTGTATCGCCGGCGGAGGGTAGGGGATTCGAACGAGCCGACTGGATCGGGACAGGCAGCGCGACGGTGCCAAACAAGGGAGAATCAGGGGATATCATGAACCACTGGAAGTTGGTGGAGGGTAGGGGATTCGAACCCCTGGCCTCGGCGTTGCGAACGCCGCGCTCTCCCAACTGAGCTAACCCCCCATTAAGAGCAGCGTTCAGCGATCAGCTTTCAGCGTGTGTGGGGCTTCCTTGGTGAACGACTGATCGCTAGGACTGAAGGCGTCAATAAATTAGCGGAAAGCGACCGGTTTGTCCAGTGACCTTTTTGGGCAGGACGTGAAGTCAGTTGGTTACCTCGCCTGGCCTGCTACCCGCATCAGATCCTCGGTCGTGTAAATCGCCTCTAACTCATACCCGTTTTTCTGCAACTCCTCGCGGCCGCCCTCCTGCCGGTCTACAAGTGCCAGCACCTTGACGATCTGAAAGCCGGCATGCAACGCGCCGTCGATCGCCTTGAGGGTCGAGGCGCCTGTCGTGACGACATCTTCAATGATCACAACCCTCGTGCCTAGCCGCTCGAACCCCTCGACCCATTTTTGAGCTCCATGTCCTTTCGGCTCCTTTCGGACACTGAAGGCCTGGATCGGCGTTCCTTGAAGCGCGCTGTGATAGGCGATGGCGTAGGCAATCGGATCGGCGCCGAGGGTGAGTCCTCCGACGGCGGCGATCTGCTCCCCATCGCTTTGTTTCATAGCTTTGATCCGCTCGAAGAAGAGCCGGCCGAGGAGCGGCATCGCCTCTGACATGAACGTCGTCTGCTTGCAGTTGATGTAGTAACGGCTCTTCCGGCCGGAGGCCAGGGTGAAGACAGGCTCGGCGCTGTATTGGAAGGAGTGCTGAACCAGCAATCTCAGGAGTTGGTCTCTTGAGGTATCCACGGGGGTGAGAATACACGAGGAGGATGAAGTTGTCTAGATCGTACAGCGAGGGTGAGCCTGCTTTTCCAGGTATTGCTGATGGTATTCCTCCGCCCGGTAAAAGGTCGAGGCTGGTGTGATCTCGGTCACGATCGGCTGGTGGTGCTTTCCGCTGAGTTCCAGTGTCCGTTTGGACGCGAGCGCGACAGCCTGCTGGTCGGCATCGTGAAAGAAGATCACGGACCGGTACTGCGCGCCGTGGTCCGGCCCCTGACGATTCAGGGTGGTTGGATCATGGATCGACCAGAAGAGAACGAGGAGTTCGTTGTAGGAAACCTGCGAAGGGTCATACTCTATCTCGACAACCTCCGCATGGCCGGTCGTACCGGAGCAGACATCATGGTAGGTCGGGTTCTCGAAGGCGCCGCCCATGTAGCCGACGGCCGTCGAGACGACACCCGACACTCGACAGAATTCGGCTTCGACACCCCAGAAGCAGCCCGCCCCAAACGTAGCCTTTTTCATCGGTTCGTGAGGATTACTCAATGACTTGGACGCCTTTCCAGAAGGCGACGCGGCCGGCAATCTGCTTCGCGGCTGCCTTTGGCGAAGGGTAGTACCAGGCCGCATCGGGATTGACCGCATCGCCGACAATGAGGTCGTAGTAGCTGGCTTCGCCTTTCCAGTGACAGGTTGTATGGGTGGTACTCTCGCGGAGATAGTCGGGTCTGATCGAGGACAGGGGAAAGTAGTAGTTGCCCTCGACGATCACGGTGTTGTCGCTCTCGGCAATGATCGCTCCGTTCCAGATGGCCTTCATGCTCCTGACTCCCTGGCCGTCCCTTCGACATCGATCGGGACAGGTGCTCGCATCGTGGGCTACTTTTTCAGGTCGGACAAGAAAATCTTCAGGATGTCGATAGGGAGCGGAAAGACGATGGTGGAGTTTTTCTCTGTGGCGATCTCGGTGAGCGTCTGCAAGTAGCGAAGCTGGATGGTGACAGGCTCGGTCGCCATGATCCTGCCCGCCTGCGCCAGCTTTTCGGAGGCGATCAGCTCACCCTCGGCGTGGATGATCTTCGCCCGCTTCTCCCGCTCGGCCTCCGCCTGCTTGGCCATGGCTCGCTGCATCTCGTGCGGGAGGTCCACGAGCTTGATCTCTACCACGGTCACCTTGATCCCCCATGGATCGGTGTGCTGGTCAATAATCTGTTGAAGCCGCTGATTGAGCCGCTCTCTCTCGGCCAGCAGTTCGTCCAGCTCGGACTGTCCCAGGACGCTCCGCAGGGTCGTCTGCGCGATCTGCGAGGTGGCGAAGAGGTAATTCTCGACCTGGACGATGGCTCGCTGCGGGTCGATCACCCGGAAGTAGATCACCGCGTTCACCTTGACCGACACGTTGTCCTTGGTAATGACGTCCTGGGAGGGGACGTCCATGGCCACCGTCCGCAGGCTGACCTTCGTCATCCGATCGATCATGGGGATCAGAAGAATCAGACCTGGCCCATTGCCGGTGCCGCCCACATTCACGATCGCCTTCGCGAGGCGGCCCAGACGGAAGATCACGGCCCGTTCGTATTCAGGGAGTATACGGACCGAGCTGGCAAGGACGAAAAGTGCCAGGATGAGGAGAGAGAGTATCGGGATCAAGCCGAAAGCAGTCGAGAGAATCTCCACGGGATTCATGCCTGCCCTCCCTGTCGCTGTTGCGTTGATATCGCATCGGCTTCAACGGCTACCACCTCGTTCTCTTTGCTGACGAATAGCATGAGCCCCTGTACCGCCAGGACTCTGACCTTGTCGCCGGGCTCAGCCCCATCCTCGCAGTGAGCCGACCAGAGCTCGCCTCCCACCAGGACGCTTCCCTCCGGTTTGAGCGACGTCCTGACCGTGCCGATCTGCCCGATGAGGCCCTCTGCGCCGGTAGTAGTCTTTTGGCGTTGGGCCCGCAGCGCCATGGTGACGACAAAACCGAAGAATGCTGCCGTGGCCGCGGTGGTCAACAGGATAGCGCTGAGCGAGATCCGCATGAACGGCTCGGGACTTTTAATCAGCATCATGGAGCCGAGGATCATGGCCGCAATACCGCCCACGGCAAGTATCCCATGGGAGACCACCTTCACCTCAGCGATGAACAGGATGATCGCCAACAGGATGAGGAGCAGCCCGGCGTAGCTGATGGGCAGGGTCTGAAAGGCGTAAAAGGCCAGAATCAGGCAGATACCTCCGAGCACTCCCGGCAGGATGGCGCCGGGGGTCGAGAGTTCGAAGTAGAGCCCGGCCAGGCCCAACATTAACAACATGTAGGCAATGTTCGGATCGGAGATCACCTTCAGGACCTTGTCCCGGAGACCCATCTCGAGCCGCGTGACCTCGATCCCTTTGGTGTGGAGCGTAACCTTGCCGCGGGCCGTCGTGACCTCCCGGCCATCCACCGCCACAAGCAGGTCATCCAGCTTGTCCGCCACGAGGTCGATGATCTTCAGCTTGAGCGCCTCTTTCTCTGTCGCCGAGACACTCTTGCGCACGGCATCCTCGGCCCACTGGACGTTCCGGCCGCGCTGCTCGGCGATGGTCCGGATATAGGCGGCGGCATCGTTGGTGACCTTCTTGCTCATCTCTTTGTCCATCTCGCCCCCCATATTGACCGGGTGGGCGGCGCCGATATTGGTTCCCGGCGCCATGGCGGCCACGTGGGCGGCCAGGGTGATGAAGACGCCGGCGGATGCGGCGCGTGCGCCGCTGGGCGAGACATAGACCACGATCGGGCGCTCCGCCGCCAACATCTCCTTGATGATGGAGCGCATCGAAAGATCAAGGCCGCCCGGGGTGTCCAGCTCAATGACCAACGCCTGGGCCACCTCGCGGTCGGCCTGCTTGATCGCGCGAATAATGTAGTCGGCCGTACTGGGCGCGATGACCCCTTCCAGTTTGATCGCCAGCACGGGCCGGACAGCAGGCTCCGACCTGGAATAGGTGACGACAGGCCACGTCAGCGCGATACCTATCAGTCCAAACCAGACAACGAGCCGTTTAATCATTCGCGTCAGGAGCGACCACGGCTCTTAGCTTGCTGCCACAGCCGCTCCATCTCCTCCAGGCCGACCTCACTGAGACAGCGACCATCCTGCCGGAGTGCTTCCTCGATATATCGGAACCTAGTGGTGAATCGTGTAGTGCTTTTGCGAAGCGCCTCCTCTGCGCTCAGGTTTAAGAACCTGGCAAGGTTGACCAGGCTGAACAGGACGTCTCCCAATTCCGCTTCAACTTCCTCCGGCGCCGCAGATCCGATGGCCTCCTTGAGTTCGCCAAGCTCCTCTTCGACCTTTGCCATCACCCCCGAGATCTCAGGCCAATCAAATCCGACCCTTGCGGCCTTGTCCTGCAGCCGCTGGGCACGGAGGAGGCCGGGCAGCTCTCTGGGGACGCCGTCCAGGGCCGATACGGGGATGGCGGCCGCAGTATTGCGTTCCTTGCGCTTCAGTTCCTCCCATTGCTCCAGGACCTCACGAGCCGTAGACGCCGTGGCGTCGCCAAAGACATGGGGGTGGCGGCGCACCATCTTGTCGGCTGTCGCCGCCAGGACCTGCCCTATGGTAAACTCACGCCGCTCGGCCGCGAGCTGGGCGTGAAACACCACCTGCAAGAGCAGGTCGCCAAGCTCCTCCATGATCTGCTTAGGGTCCCCCTCGTCGATTGCCTCTACTACTTCGTAAGCCTCCTCGATCAGGAACGGCTTCAGGGTCTCCCGCGTCTGCTCCCGATCCCATGGGCATCCGTTATCCGCCCGGAGCCGCTCCATGATTTGCACTAACGCCTCAAGCTGCTCTCCGCTTGCTTCCGCCATTCGGCCTCCTCGAAGTTGTAAGATCGCTGTTTTTTCTACAATAAGTATAGTCTCCGCCGGCGTTCCGGGCAAAGTGAATCTCCCCCGGGTAGTCGGGTATCACGACAAATGCTTTGACAAGGGGGGAGACGAACAGCTACCTTACGATTTCACCGACTACCCCACGAGGCGACGACAATGGACCCTTTCTATATCGGCCTGGCCTTTGGTAGTGCCGCTGCTGCCGCAAATGTGGTGGGCGGGCTCCTGGTTACGATCAAACGGCGATGGGATGAGGCGCTGCTCAAGTACTTCATTGCCCTTGGGGCCGGCTTCATGCTGGGGGCCGCCTTCCTCGGCATGATTCCGGAGAGCATGCGTCTCACAGACCACGCCCCCCTGCTCATTCTGGCCGGGTATCTCCTGATCCATTTTGCTGAACACATCCTGGCCTCGCATTTTCACTTCGGTGAGGAGACCCACGTGGAGGCCGTCTTGGCGCCCTCGATAAGCCTCTTCGCCCTCGCGGGCCTGTTGATACACACCTTCTTCGATGGGGTATCGATCGCGTCGGGATTCCATGTCAGCGTGGGATTAGGATTCTTAATCTTTGTCGCCGTTGCTCTTCATAAGATTCCCGAGGGGTTCACGGTCGGTTCGATCATGCTGGCTGCGGGCAGGTCTCGCGGGATGGCGATGGCCTCGTCGATTGCGCTGGGTCTCTCGACTATGGTTGGCGTCGTCTTTGCGTCTTACCTCAAGGGGTTGCTGGGATATCGGTTGGCCATATCAGCAGGTGTCATGATCTATGTGGCGGCGTCTGACCTGATGCCTGAGGTGAACCGGGAGAAGGGGATCCTCATGGCGCTCATGGTGTTTGTCGGCGTTCTGCTGTTCTACCTGACCGAGCGGCTGCTCTCGAGTTTCGGCTTCTGAGGCCGGGCGGGCCGATTGTGCTTGCATCCGGCGGTCGGGTTTGCTATAGAAAAGGGACGTGGCGACCGACCACGGACCAGGAGGCGGTGTGGGGAAGAAAGGGCTGATTGCGATTGTGCTTATAAGCCTTTTCCTGCTGACGGCAGGGCCGGTGCGGGGGGAGGTCTATTATCAGATCGGCGAGAACGGGATCGCCCACTTTACCAATGCGCCCACGACACCGCAGTACAGGCTGCTCCAACCTGGGGTATTGTCTTCCACTGTCAAGCTTACGGCTGCGAACATGCCGGAGCTGATCGACGCCTTCGCCGCCGAGTACGAGCTTGACCCTGCCCTGGTTCGGGCCGTGATTCAGGTGGAGTCGAACTTTAATCGCAAGGCCGTCTCACCCAAGGGGGCGCAGGGGTTGATGCAACTCATGCCGGCCACTATCTGGCGTCTTTCAGTAGGTGACGCCTACGATCCTCACGAAAATATCGGAGCCGGCGTTCGGTATCTCCGCCAGC
It encodes:
- a CDS encoding HigA family addiction module antitoxin, with product MTRKSTAKRYVFEPEYAVPPGRTLQETIDALGMGQRDLATRAGLSAKHINQIIRGVATISHETAIRLEQVTGVSARMWNNLEVNYREQLAKLEEKKRLEHDLAWLKKIPTGELIKRGKIEKQTDRVLMLKAVLGFFGVADVEAWNKIWLSPTVAYRKSAVFQGKPEAMATWLRLGELAARAVPCAPFDKSRFRSVLHEIRAITLEKPEVSVPKMKGLCADAGVAMVLVPEIRNAPVSGATRWLTPEKAMLQLSLRYKTNDQFWFTFFHEAGHILCGGKKEVFIDLNHATGKGEMEADSFAADHLIPPRSASELNGLKSTWAIEAFAESIGIAPGIVVGRLQHEGMIGHDQFNGLKMRYQWAQQ
- a CDS encoding killer suppression protein, which encodes MEITFSSRKLQKVCNSEKEMRARFGKPLAERLQQRLAELKAADTLEDIRRLPSARCHELSQNRKGQLAVDVVHPKRLIFEPDHNPVPHKTDGGLDWSHVTKIRVIEIIDYH
- a CDS encoding DNA methyltransferase translates to MPLDVTRTRQYLSRFDFKTLFLEELGWDSHTASVDAVSDGQTFALTAIAQKRGMVAFICSPNGPSGIPEYPTRRKIERQVAKSVQEHLIIYTDPAQTTQIWQWVKREVGKPTACREHTYHRAQPGDALIQKLQVIAFSLDEEERLSLVDVTSRTRTAFDVERVTKRFYDVFQKEHAAFLKFLKGIPDEELQRWYVSVMLNRLMFVYFIQKKHFLDGNPDYLRSKLAESLARGKDRFYREFLCPLFFEGFAKKDSERSTATNRLLGKVPYLNGGLFLRHQIEEQHGKDIQIADAAFEKLFSFFEQYHWHLDERPLRRDDEINPDVLGYIFEKYINQKQMGAYYTKEDITGYISQNTVVPFLFDTARQKCKIAFEGESSIWRLLQADPDRYFYGAVKKGAELPLPPDIAAGLSDVLKRTGWNRPASAGYALPTEIWREVVARRTRYEDVKGKLANGEIRDINDLITYNLDIRQFAQDVIENCEGPELLRAFYHAIEKVTVLDPTCGSGAFLFAALNILEPLYEACLDRMEVFLDELERSGVKHRPEKFSDFRKLLDRVASHPNPRYFILKSIIVNNLYGVDIMEEAVEICKLRLFLKLVAQIERVEHIEPLPDIDFNIRAGNTLVGYANLEEIKKSMEGDWVKLQSLPAIEENAEIADRAFQQFHEMQTEHGMEAKDFADAKLELWRRLKVLEDELNRYLAQEYGVPPPSEGEGRGEGKRKSPAYEKWLASHKPFHWFIEFYRIMKSGGFDVVIGNPPYVEYRLVKDIYKLSSDQYKSENAGNLYAFCMERSCVLLGKTGWFGMIVPAAVLGLDETLCLRDVLLRKFPMNFCSTYAIRPSKLFDGVDQRLCIYLGMDGKECAPIVWTTKYRHWNSEERPALFARLEYVRTLTHHRLKRIPQVGSHEAVSILAKLEARSEKVVLSYYSNGPSGYDMHYHRSPRYWIRAMDFEQYFKSPTRTRSIHHFRDLHFKDKREARVVGAALNSSLFFYWFVSVGNGRNITGTDVEQFPLGNLSEDIVNELPRLFDKLMKDYKVHSFIRVRQDCEFQEFRPSMSKPIIDEIDRALAKHYGFTDEELDFIINYDIKYRMGGSDNDGDE
- a CDS encoding reverse transcriptase domain-containing protein, with the protein product MPMLDDLHADDNLHRAWGWLRRNSDASYKHYFRDLYAIYAIADIRLLRRLQDRLRRGIYEPTRACKLFFPKPSGILRPYSLLTIEDQIVYQAAINLVAERLFQKVKHRYNKEVFGHLYAGKTSSWFYRKWSDGYKAFNDAARVAFVDGFRFAASFDFTACYDSLDHGVLRHMLHKIGCDKDFAEVLTKWLSVWTATDHGIYHNHGIPQGPLSSGLLSEVVLRHFDDRRKFEGKVRYFRYVDDIRLFAKSEGDLRRLLVRLDILSKDIGLFPQSNKISIHEVKDIEAEVKSISNPTESSIRSRIVNQDRLRKRLVSLTPHFRVKDSTRFKYLLAHAQPNAKLTARLWRIFENQPEFYVQFARYLERYRRLPRRTAQRLLKEIERQELYPAIRAALLAAADGRLADQHARSLATLVKSTIWKPRDMPADLFAAAGRMLLTGGRLTLAQLRYACQREKPWWGRAQIVLALNPTNVTHEALAGILNDALRDKHSDVALAAAFGAAMNGVVLKSPRKTIEPTAAEVLKELGVIARTPPPPCGIDSSLRRMLGTVPAIKWKTVFGGNYRHVEKHIVHARALADTNVSAWVNAMDVFNDWLLVALYAHDGSLGSYTSGQIGSILHSKRLKKTYPALHALVVGIHKKRLESLLSHAKTKSSGRPTRPIKWGYLKTGKALLRKALEEQAKKW